A window of Streptomyces marispadix contains these coding sequences:
- a CDS encoding DUF3987 domain-containing protein: MSGQPHVPAGGNVLPFHGAATDRGSVPCDLETEQAVLGSMMLAADVIADVQATLSAEDYYRPAHETVHRSIAVLHGQGKPVDPITLTHHLGQSGDLHRVGGPAYVHGLVQAVPTTAHAAYYAEIVHELAERRRLIQAGTRLVQAASTPEATADEVREAWALGAEKLPEAWSEPIPLTARPQLPRFPLHALPSWLGDFCAALAEETQTPPDMDAALALSVLATAAGGRVVVRVRGRWLEPTNLYVVVALPPANRKSAVFSAMTGPLYEAEKQLANQAAGRIVEAELTRKMAQEAADKAAARASSAEGPERDSLVAEAIDLAQQAEELTVPPKPRLLADDSTPETVTSLMAEQGGRLAVMSAEGGIFDIIAGRYSGAPNMEVFLKGHAGDRLKVDRRNREEFMEAPALTMGLAVQPSVLEDIGKNRGFDGRGLLARFLYALPESLVGYRKIGPEPVPESVAARYERNVTALTLSLAEQAEPYVLQLTADAGTELLGFEERVEPQLRARGGKLGHVGKWAGKLVGTAARIAGLLHVAAHLEDGYGKPIEPSTMSAAIEIADYFADHALTVFDLMGADAAQARAQTLLEVLRANAWETVSRRDLFAKLSRSEFPTVADLEPAVALLEEHGYLRSHTPPRTGKRGRPPAPRYLIHPQVREGQA; encoded by the coding sequence ATGAGCGGACAGCCCCACGTTCCCGCCGGGGGCAACGTGCTCCCGTTTCACGGCGCGGCCACCGACCGCGGCAGCGTGCCGTGCGACCTGGAGACCGAACAGGCCGTCCTGGGCTCGATGATGCTCGCGGCCGACGTCATCGCCGACGTGCAGGCGACGCTCAGCGCCGAGGACTACTACCGGCCCGCGCACGAGACCGTCCACCGCTCCATCGCCGTCCTGCACGGCCAGGGCAAGCCGGTCGACCCGATCACCCTCACCCACCACCTCGGGCAGAGCGGCGACCTGCACCGGGTCGGCGGACCGGCGTACGTGCACGGTCTCGTCCAGGCCGTACCGACGACGGCGCACGCCGCGTACTACGCGGAGATTGTCCACGAACTCGCCGAACGCCGCCGCCTGATCCAGGCCGGCACCCGCCTCGTCCAGGCTGCCTCGACGCCGGAGGCAACCGCGGACGAGGTACGCGAAGCGTGGGCACTCGGCGCGGAGAAGCTGCCCGAGGCGTGGTCGGAACCGATCCCGCTCACCGCCCGCCCGCAGCTTCCGCGCTTCCCGCTGCACGCGTTGCCGTCCTGGCTGGGGGACTTCTGCGCGGCGCTGGCGGAGGAGACGCAGACGCCGCCGGACATGGACGCCGCGCTCGCGCTGAGCGTGCTCGCCACGGCGGCGGGCGGTCGCGTCGTCGTCCGGGTGCGGGGCCGCTGGTTGGAGCCGACCAACCTGTACGTGGTCGTCGCACTGCCGCCGGCGAACCGCAAGTCCGCGGTCTTCTCCGCCATGACCGGGCCGCTCTACGAGGCGGAGAAGCAGCTGGCGAACCAGGCCGCCGGGCGCATCGTCGAGGCGGAGCTGACCCGGAAGATGGCTCAGGAGGCTGCCGACAAGGCCGCCGCCCGCGCGTCGTCGGCGGAGGGGCCGGAGCGGGACAGCCTCGTCGCCGAAGCCATCGATCTGGCGCAGCAAGCTGAGGAGTTGACGGTGCCGCCGAAGCCGCGGCTGCTGGCGGACGACTCCACGCCGGAGACGGTCACCTCGCTCATGGCCGAGCAGGGCGGACGGCTGGCGGTGATGTCGGCGGAGGGCGGCATCTTCGACATCATCGCGGGCCGCTACTCCGGAGCTCCGAACATGGAGGTCTTCCTCAAGGGCCACGCGGGCGACCGGCTGAAGGTCGACCGCCGTAACCGCGAGGAGTTCATGGAAGCCCCCGCGCTGACCATGGGCCTGGCCGTACAGCCCTCCGTGCTGGAGGACATCGGCAAGAACCGCGGCTTCGACGGCCGCGGCCTCCTCGCCCGCTTCCTCTACGCGCTGCCGGAGTCGCTGGTCGGCTACCGCAAGATCGGCCCCGAGCCGGTACCGGAGTCGGTGGCGGCACGGTACGAGCGCAACGTCACCGCCCTGACGCTGTCGCTCGCCGAGCAGGCGGAGCCGTACGTCCTCCAGCTCACGGCGGATGCCGGGACCGAACTGCTCGGCTTCGAGGAACGGGTGGAACCCCAACTCCGGGCCCGGGGAGGCAAGCTGGGCCACGTCGGCAAGTGGGCGGGCAAGCTCGTCGGCACCGCCGCTCGTATCGCCGGACTGCTCCACGTCGCCGCCCACTTGGAGGACGGCTACGGCAAGCCCATAGAGCCGTCGACGATGTCGGCTGCTATCGAGATCGCGGACTACTTCGCCGACCACGCGTTGACGGTCTTCGACCTCATGGGCGCCGACGCGGCTCAGGCACGGGCCCAGACGTTGCTGGAGGTCCTTCGGGCGAACGCCTGGGAGACGGTCTCGCGCCGCGACCTGTTCGCCAAGCTCTCCCGCTCGGAGTTCCCCACGGTGGCCGACCTGGAGCCTGCCGTGGCGCTCTTGGAGGAACACGGCTACCTGCGCAGCCACACCCCGCCGAGGACCGGGAAACGGGGCCGCCCGCCGGCACCGCGGTACCTGATCCATCCGCAGGTGAGGGAGGGGCAGGCGTGA
- a CDS encoding cell division protein FtsK, with the protein MNHDDENELFERLESEMAAGEDNGVVDLSEARSARSKPTESAASDPDESGDPTARLEVDKPGGPSGPGFMDRVRGAKRRPVLPAWATSKPEFVTAAGWLAGHTWHTAAYHGVRIPWYGLRLTAQAPYGAAQFVGGTMRWLADREGDPLRAAAARREDVEEYLKLSRQRDRRVRWRTLVAVVASVVGMTTAMSLYVLAPGWLLALSGGLVALALGWLGQPADDPIVHRAVEIPKVQKLTSDIVLRALGSLGIGQINQAVAKGRDPLTFTAPITRDGPGWRAEGDLPFGVTVADVVDKRDKLASGLRRPLGCVWPDSVPDEHTGRLVLWVGDQDMSKAKQPTWPLAKSGSVDLFKPVAFGTDQRGRWVEITLMYIAGVIGAIPRMGKTFLLRLLLLIAALDPRAELHLFDLKGTGDLGPLESVAYRYRAGDDDEDILYILAGLRELRGELRRRAKVIRSLPRGLCPESKVTSDLASKKSLGLHPVVVGVDECQVLFEHPKYGEEIKEICTDITKRGPALGFVQLLSTQRPDKDALPPGIGANASARFCLKVLGQIENDMVLGTGAYKRGVRATMFAWADKGIHYFVGEGADARIVRSVYADAVLAERIALRGRRLREAAGTLAGHAVGEAPEADPAAAYDLLADILTVVSRKESKLWSEEVTSRLAELRPDVYGEWSAEQLTASLKPLGISTIQIGRRVDGRVVNRRGIARTDIAKAIAERDGKSDAA; encoded by the coding sequence GTGAACCATGACGACGAGAACGAGCTCTTCGAACGGCTCGAATCGGAGATGGCCGCCGGAGAAGACAACGGGGTGGTCGACCTGAGCGAGGCCCGGTCGGCTCGCTCCAAGCCGACCGAGTCGGCAGCGTCCGACCCCGACGAGTCCGGTGACCCGACTGCTCGACTGGAGGTCGACAAGCCCGGTGGCCCGTCGGGTCCCGGCTTCATGGATCGGGTACGCGGCGCCAAGCGCCGTCCGGTGCTCCCTGCTTGGGCGACGTCCAAGCCGGAGTTCGTCACCGCTGCCGGCTGGCTCGCGGGCCATACGTGGCATACGGCCGCGTACCACGGGGTGCGCATCCCCTGGTACGGGCTGCGGCTGACCGCTCAAGCTCCGTACGGCGCAGCCCAGTTCGTCGGCGGGACGATGCGGTGGCTCGCCGACCGCGAGGGCGACCCGCTGCGGGCGGCAGCCGCGAGGCGCGAAGACGTCGAGGAATACCTGAAGTTGAGCCGTCAGCGGGACCGCCGTGTCCGCTGGCGCACGCTCGTCGCCGTCGTCGCGTCCGTAGTCGGGATGACCACGGCGATGTCCCTCTACGTACTCGCGCCCGGATGGCTTCTGGCCCTCTCCGGCGGTCTGGTCGCCCTGGCGCTCGGCTGGCTCGGTCAGCCCGCGGACGACCCGATCGTCCACCGGGCTGTGGAAATCCCGAAGGTCCAGAAGCTGACCAGCGACATCGTGCTCAGGGCGCTCGGTTCGCTCGGCATCGGCCAGATCAACCAGGCCGTCGCCAAGGGGCGCGACCCGCTGACGTTCACCGCGCCGATCACCAGGGACGGGCCCGGCTGGCGCGCGGAGGGCGATCTGCCGTTCGGCGTGACCGTGGCCGACGTCGTCGACAAGCGGGACAAGCTCGCGTCGGGTCTGCGCCGACCGCTCGGTTGCGTGTGGCCCGACTCCGTACCCGACGAGCACACGGGCCGACTGGTGCTGTGGGTCGGGGACCAGGACATGTCGAAGGCCAAGCAGCCGACTTGGCCGCTGGCGAAGTCGGGTTCGGTCGACCTGTTCAAGCCCGTCGCGTTCGGCACCGACCAGCGCGGCCGGTGGGTGGAGATCACGCTCATGTACATCGCGGGCGTCATCGGCGCGATCCCGCGCATGGGCAAGACGTTCCTCCTCCGGCTCCTGCTGCTGATCGCGGCGCTCGACCCCCGGGCCGAGCTGCACCTCTTCGATCTCAAGGGCACGGGTGACCTGGGGCCGCTGGAATCGGTCGCCTACCGCTACCGGGCCGGGGACGACGACGAGGACATCCTCTACATCCTCGCCGGCCTGCGGGAACTGCGCGGTGAGCTGCGCCGCCGGGCCAAGGTCATCCGCTCTCTGCCGCGGGGTCTGTGCCCGGAGTCGAAGGTGACCAGCGACCTGGCGTCGAAGAAGTCGCTGGGGCTGCACCCGGTCGTGGTCGGCGTCGACGAGTGCCAGGTCCTCTTCGAACACCCCAAGTACGGCGAGGAGATCAAGGAGATCTGCACCGACATCACCAAACGCGGCCCAGCGCTCGGCTTCGTGCAGCTCCTGTCCACGCAGCGCCCGGACAAGGACGCCCTGCCGCCCGGGATCGGCGCCAACGCGTCCGCGCGGTTCTGCCTCAAGGTCCTGGGCCAGATCGAGAACGACATGGTGCTCGGCACGGGCGCGTACAAGCGCGGCGTACGGGCGACCATGTTCGCCTGGGCCGACAAGGGCATCCACTACTTCGTGGGGGAGGGCGCCGACGCCCGTATCGTCCGCTCCGTGTACGCGGACGCCGTTCTCGCCGAACGCATCGCGCTGCGGGGCCGGAGGCTGCGGGAAGCAGCCGGAACGCTGGCCGGCCATGCGGTCGGCGAGGCACCGGAGGCCGATCCCGCCGCCGCCTACGACCTGCTCGCCGACATCCTCACGGTCGTCAGCCGCAAGGAATCGAAGCTGTGGTCGGAGGAAGTCACCTCCCGGCTGGCCGAGTTGCGGCCCGACGTCTACGGCGAGTGGAGCGCGGAACAGCTCACCGCATCCCTCAAGCCGCTCGGCATCAGCACCATCCAGATCGGCCGCCGGGTCGACGGCAGGGTCGTCAACCGGCGGGGCATCGCCCGTACCGACATCGCCAAAGCCATTGCGGAACGTGACGGAAAGTCCGACGCCGCATGA
- a CDS encoding DUF2637 domain-containing protein encodes MTAPAPPPFGRAEKALLAVVVPAGVGVGGLGLATSFGSVARAAERWGFAHPWMLPVGIDAAIPVFTAANLLLIRLDMRLSWVRWVPWALTFVTCWLNVAAGESPSAKVAHGTMPLLWVGLSEVVAHVYAVRIGAATGARMERIRRSRWFLAPRSTFALWRRMTLWEITSYREALEREKERQLRRAGLRERYGWRWRSQAPLRERVLLKLGDVAPDGAVAEPDEDAAGATGQQEPGAPPKSPRSPRRRTPRRKASRGNARSSFEQHLAKARKTTASWPDSALTAERIREAVGCGQDRSRELREELKAERRQRQSEEEQLPELETAAAG; translated from the coding sequence ATGACGGCCCCTGCTCCGCCGCCGTTCGGCAGGGCAGAGAAGGCGCTGCTCGCGGTCGTCGTCCCGGCCGGTGTCGGGGTCGGCGGGCTGGGGCTGGCGACGTCGTTCGGTTCCGTCGCCCGCGCCGCTGAGCGCTGGGGCTTCGCGCACCCGTGGATGCTGCCGGTCGGGATCGATGCGGCGATCCCAGTGTTCACCGCGGCCAACCTGCTGCTCATCAGGCTGGACATGCGTCTGTCGTGGGTTCGTTGGGTGCCCTGGGCGCTCACGTTCGTCACGTGCTGGCTCAACGTCGCTGCTGGGGAAAGCCCTTCGGCGAAGGTCGCGCACGGCACAATGCCGCTGCTGTGGGTCGGCCTCTCCGAAGTCGTCGCGCACGTCTACGCCGTGCGCATCGGAGCCGCCACCGGCGCCCGGATGGAACGCATCCGCCGCTCCCGCTGGTTCCTTGCTCCGCGCTCGACGTTCGCCCTCTGGCGTCGCATGACGCTGTGGGAGATCACCAGCTACCGCGAGGCGCTGGAACGGGAGAAGGAACGGCAGCTGCGGCGCGCCGGCCTTCGTGAGCGGTACGGGTGGCGGTGGCGCAGTCAGGCGCCGCTGCGGGAGCGCGTGCTGCTCAAGCTCGGCGACGTGGCTCCGGACGGTGCCGTCGCCGAGCCGGATGAGGACGCCGCAGGCGCGACTGGCCAACAGGAGCCCGGGGCGCCTCCGAAGTCGCCCCGTTCGCCTCGTCGACGTACTCCCCGGCGCAAGGCGTCACGAGGCAACGCCCGGTCCTCCTTCGAGCAGCACCTGGCCAAGGCCCGGAAGACGACGGCCAGTTGGCCCGACTCGGCGCTGACCGCAGAGCGCATCCGCGAGGCGGTCGGCTGCGGGCAGGACCGGTCCCGCGAGCTTCGCGAAGAGCTCAAGGCGGAGCGCCGACAGCGCCAGAGCGAAGAGGAACAGCTCCCGGAACTCGAAACCGCAGCGGCGGGCTGA
- a CDS encoding DEAD/DEAH box helicase translates to MGAVNRSKVERKRQAQILRFWRAVEYFSPPDVPRVNPRNKMFPVWANQPLPWEPGSAISRMRFNEKRAWQHTVYAGIFSIDKVRDVLLEAFRSPESEQDFDGRISGDSALLCFTVNEAGQLLKESVTLSSCAWAVSQTLDPGPHDARWLTGFEEQCEDLTARLLDLGDGKIDVEREPPADRGGPAPSLGPVAGLMSKLALGVAKGGIGLAASSVTAGLGPVAGPIAAKVVEQVGSDMAESAMARLTDRTAGKGNPPEEQNSSEADASAESPDASEEPEEPPAEVGTKVLDVYDLAAITRWVAERLGVAAVLKPDAIRVRSYEVSAKRADEPVGDVFLNSFYADDLARVANALEKGQSGTALLNYLRAEEDLDAMRRFDVRRLPETVLEHVQPSSMPAGRWPADDDKPLVLSQQFAVNRIIETLGTEGGRGIYAVNGPPGTGKTTMLRDLIAAVVVQRAERLAVLKSPEDAFTRKPLRWRTEETAGKTFAPTLFPLIPALSGFEIVIASSNNGAVENVTLEVPSAQAIGEAWKPHAEYLSGPASLLLKGEAWGAIAACLGKRSNRSGFVERFWWGKAEKPDHQRTNTGELRVGLHKMLQTQSAYAGSSASNSVTAAEEEGAESDQSAPLGRETWTQAVRQFNQARRKVRELTAKRQEIADLARREAGPDALLGQMLARETDAHRRVDQLRSERRRCCMALERSEQEHTRRQRVVIAIRGQLEPAEARVKAAEQGVRAAEAALHAHDARKPGIFKRVFSREARQRWESERVPLETRLQDADADLAAQESTHQTVHGELRTAQGQLDQALTDVQRAQWALSACEQRLEEETAQAVGAGQQVQDRHRELEQNRRQLDAARRRWGAAVPGPEWRADPDDRQAMEARELSAPWMDPEIAEARTALFLAALDLHRALLTAAPEKMRKNLLAAMDVVKGKAPRSLPAETVLAAWRMLFLVVPVVSTTFASMGRMFDKLGSETLGWLFVDEAGQAAPQEVIGALWRSRRAVVVGDPLQLEPVVPLPWTGQKRLASHFEVDRQWTPAAGSVQTLADRLNSYGTWLKDGEGENVWLGSPLRVHRRCDRLMFEVSNKIAYDGMMVYGVLREGEEFPLARWSVWRDVGSLPSDDKWNPEEGHVLEDSLRLIRDRISEVLQEEMEESQSVPLVPGESRGAHAQELTRRLNQSVFVVSPFRDVVNGIRRVVGSRLDDKRYGTVHTTQGKEADIVILVLGTGTGQVGSRDWASKNPNLLNVAVTRARRRLIVIGDFNTWSRHRYFSDLAHHDQLQIRPTRGERG, encoded by the coding sequence GTGGGGGCCGTCAACCGGTCGAAGGTGGAACGGAAGCGGCAAGCGCAGATCCTGCGTTTCTGGCGCGCGGTGGAGTACTTCAGTCCGCCAGATGTGCCACGCGTTAACCCGAGAAACAAGATGTTCCCTGTGTGGGCGAACCAGCCACTTCCCTGGGAACCGGGCTCCGCGATCAGCAGGATGCGGTTTAACGAGAAGCGCGCGTGGCAGCACACGGTGTACGCCGGGATCTTCTCGATCGACAAGGTGCGCGACGTTCTCCTTGAAGCCTTCCGTTCACCGGAGTCCGAGCAGGACTTCGACGGGCGGATCAGCGGCGACAGCGCCCTGCTTTGCTTCACCGTGAACGAGGCAGGTCAGCTACTCAAGGAGAGCGTCACTCTCTCATCCTGCGCATGGGCTGTCTCACAGACGTTGGATCCCGGACCGCACGACGCCCGGTGGCTGACCGGTTTCGAGGAGCAGTGTGAAGACCTGACGGCACGTCTGCTGGACCTCGGCGACGGAAAGATCGACGTGGAACGTGAGCCGCCGGCCGACAGGGGCGGGCCGGCACCGTCACTCGGTCCAGTCGCGGGACTCATGTCCAAGCTGGCCCTCGGTGTGGCGAAGGGCGGAATCGGCCTGGCGGCCTCCTCAGTAACTGCCGGCCTCGGCCCCGTAGCAGGACCCATAGCTGCGAAGGTCGTCGAGCAGGTGGGCAGCGACATGGCAGAGTCCGCCATGGCAAGGCTTACCGACCGTACTGCAGGAAAGGGGAATCCCCCAGAGGAGCAGAACAGCTCCGAAGCGGATGCATCAGCGGAGAGCCCAGATGCGTCGGAGGAGCCGGAGGAACCTCCCGCGGAAGTCGGCACGAAGGTGCTCGACGTCTACGATCTGGCTGCTATTACCCGCTGGGTGGCTGAGCGACTGGGCGTCGCAGCAGTACTGAAGCCAGACGCGATCCGCGTCAGGAGCTACGAGGTCTCGGCAAAGCGAGCTGATGAGCCGGTCGGCGATGTCTTCCTCAACAGCTTCTACGCCGACGACCTCGCCCGCGTAGCCAACGCCCTTGAGAAGGGACAGTCTGGTACCGCGTTGCTGAACTACCTTCGCGCCGAGGAAGACCTCGATGCGATGCGCCGCTTCGACGTGCGTCGTCTTCCCGAAACCGTGCTGGAGCACGTGCAACCGTCCAGCATGCCTGCGGGCCGATGGCCGGCGGACGATGACAAACCCCTGGTGCTGAGCCAGCAGTTCGCGGTGAACCGCATCATTGAAACCCTCGGGACAGAAGGCGGACGCGGTATCTACGCCGTGAACGGGCCGCCGGGCACAGGCAAGACAACCATGTTGCGTGACCTCATCGCGGCCGTGGTCGTGCAGAGAGCCGAACGGCTGGCTGTGTTGAAGAGCCCCGAAGATGCCTTCACCCGCAAGCCGTTGAGATGGCGCACGGAGGAGACCGCTGGCAAGACATTCGCGCCCACCCTTTTCCCCCTCATCCCGGCGCTCTCGGGCTTCGAGATCGTGATCGCTTCTTCGAACAACGGCGCGGTTGAGAATGTGACATTGGAAGTCCCCAGCGCGCAGGCGATAGGCGAGGCATGGAAGCCCCACGCGGAGTATCTCTCCGGCCCCGCGAGCCTCTTACTGAAGGGTGAGGCGTGGGGCGCGATCGCCGCTTGCCTGGGTAAGCGAAGCAATCGTTCGGGCTTTGTCGAACGCTTCTGGTGGGGGAAGGCGGAAAAGCCCGACCATCAGCGGACCAACACCGGAGAGCTGCGGGTGGGGCTCCACAAGATGCTGCAGACGCAGAGTGCGTACGCTGGTTCCTCCGCGAGTAATTCCGTCACCGCGGCCGAAGAAGAAGGGGCCGAGAGCGATCAGTCGGCGCCACTTGGGCGGGAGACTTGGACCCAGGCCGTGCGCCAGTTCAACCAAGCCCGGCGCAAAGTCCGCGAACTGACGGCGAAGCGGCAAGAGATCGCAGACCTGGCACGGCGTGAAGCGGGCCCTGACGCGCTTCTGGGACAGATGCTGGCTCGTGAAACTGATGCGCACCGTCGAGTGGACCAACTCCGCAGCGAGCGGCGTCGCTGCTGCATGGCGCTTGAACGGAGTGAGCAGGAGCACACGCGACGCCAAAGAGTCGTCATTGCCATACGGGGCCAGCTCGAACCGGCGGAAGCCCGGGTGAAAGCAGCGGAGCAGGGTGTCAGAGCCGCGGAGGCGGCACTTCACGCCCATGACGCCCGGAAGCCCGGAATCTTCAAACGGGTCTTCAGTCGCGAGGCTCGGCAGCGCTGGGAGAGCGAACGAGTCCCGCTCGAGACCAGGCTCCAGGACGCCGATGCCGATCTGGCCGCCCAGGAATCTACCCACCAAACGGTGCACGGAGAGCTTCGCACCGCCCAAGGACAGCTGGACCAGGCGCTGACGGATGTTCAGCGCGCCCAGTGGGCCTTGAGTGCCTGCGAACAGCGGTTGGAAGAGGAGACTGCACAGGCGGTTGGGGCGGGGCAGCAGGTACAAGACAGACACCGTGAGCTTGAGCAGAACCGCCGCCAGTTGGACGCAGCTCGCAGGCGGTGGGGGGCCGCAGTGCCAGGACCGGAGTGGCGAGCCGATCCCGATGACCGACAGGCGATGGAAGCAAGGGAGCTATCCGCTCCTTGGATGGACCCCGAGATTGCCGAGGCACGCACCGCTCTTTTCCTTGCCGCACTGGACCTGCACCGAGCTCTGCTCACTGCCGCGCCCGAGAAAATGCGCAAAAACCTGCTGGCTGCCATGGACGTAGTCAAGGGAAAGGCGCCAAGAAGCTTGCCCGCGGAGACGGTCCTCGCAGCATGGCGGATGCTATTCCTCGTCGTCCCTGTCGTCTCCACGACCTTCGCCTCGATGGGGCGGATGTTCGACAAGCTGGGCAGCGAGACCCTGGGCTGGTTGTTCGTAGACGAAGCAGGGCAGGCCGCGCCGCAGGAGGTGATCGGCGCCCTGTGGAGATCGCGCCGTGCAGTGGTCGTCGGCGATCCCCTTCAGCTGGAGCCCGTGGTTCCTCTCCCGTGGACCGGCCAGAAGCGGCTCGCCTCGCACTTCGAGGTGGATCGACAGTGGACCCCGGCCGCGGGCTCGGTCCAGACCCTGGCGGACCGCCTCAATTCGTATGGCACCTGGCTGAAGGACGGCGAGGGCGAAAACGTCTGGCTCGGCTCGCCCCTGCGTGTGCACCGCCGCTGCGATCGACTGATGTTCGAAGTCAGCAACAAGATCGCCTACGACGGCATGATGGTCTACGGGGTATTGCGAGAAGGGGAGGAGTTTCCACTCGCCCGGTGGAGCGTCTGGAGGGACGTGGGCTCGCTGCCGAGCGATGACAAGTGGAACCCCGAAGAAGGTCACGTCCTTGAAGACTCTCTCAGGCTAATCCGTGACCGCATCAGCGAAGTGCTGCAGGAGGAGATGGAAGAGAGCCAAAGTGTGCCGCTCGTGCCGGGCGAGAGCCGGGGCGCTCACGCTCAGGAGTTGACCCGTCGGCTGAACCAGTCGGTGTTCGTCGTCAGCCCGTTCCGTGACGTCGTCAACGGGATCCGCAGGGTGGTGGGGAGCCGTCTCGATGACAAGCGCTATGGGACGGTGCACACCACGCAGGGCAAAGAAGCAGACATCGTGATCCTGGTCCTCGGCACAGGAACCGGACAGGTGGGTTCCCGTGATTGGGCCTCTAAGAACCCGAATCTGCTCAACGTCGCGGTCACCCGCGCGCGCCGCCGGCTCATCGTCATCGGAGACTTCAACACCTGGTCACGTCACCGCTATTTCAGCGATCTGGCTCACCACGATCAGCTCCAGATACGGCCCACCCGCGGTGAGCGAGGGTGA
- a CDS encoding GntR family transcriptional regulator: protein MAKAYERIAEDFRHPIRAGELRPGDKLPTEAWLAAHYKKGLPTVRQALAQLEAEGLVEKKHGRGTFVRVPRKLVSRSNERHQWEKDRAREPEAKRLKTGSTEHDTGLTVDDLVFNAKYEEIPANEDLSTAFGVPEGTTMLRRTYRTRYSAEPAPFTLVTSYLVRDMVAKNPDLLDETNEPWPGGTQNQLYTVGIELDRIEERVTARPPSAEEAEELELPPGTAVLVLRKSSYDTEDRLVEMSDVILPGDRTEMTFVTPLDRW, encoded by the coding sequence ATGGCGAAGGCGTACGAGCGGATCGCGGAAGACTTCCGGCATCCCATCCGCGCAGGTGAGCTGAGGCCGGGCGACAAGCTGCCCACCGAGGCCTGGCTCGCGGCGCACTACAAGAAGGGGCTGCCGACGGTGCGCCAGGCGCTCGCGCAGCTGGAGGCCGAAGGGCTCGTCGAGAAGAAGCACGGCCGTGGCACCTTCGTACGAGTGCCGCGGAAGCTGGTGTCACGCAGCAACGAACGCCACCAGTGGGAGAAGGACCGGGCCCGCGAGCCCGAAGCGAAGCGGCTTAAGACGGGCTCGACCGAGCACGACACCGGGCTGACGGTCGACGACCTCGTCTTCAACGCGAAGTACGAGGAGATCCCGGCGAACGAGGACCTCTCCACGGCTTTCGGGGTCCCCGAGGGCACGACCATGCTCCGGCGCACGTACCGGACTCGCTACAGCGCCGAGCCGGCGCCCTTCACCCTCGTGACCTCATACCTCGTCCGCGACATGGTCGCGAAGAACCCGGACCTGCTCGACGAGACCAACGAGCCCTGGCCGGGCGGCACTCAGAACCAGCTCTACACCGTCGGCATCGAGCTCGACCGCATAGAGGAACGCGTCACCGCACGCCCTCCGTCCGCCGAAGAGGCCGAGGAACTGGAGCTGCCACCCGGCACCGCGGTGCTCGTACTCCGGAAGTCCTCGTACGACACCGAAGACCGCCTGGTGGAGATGTCGGACGTCATCCTCCCCGGCGACCGCACCGAAATGACCTTCGTGACCCCACTGGATCGGTGGTAA
- a CDS encoding helix-turn-helix transcriptional regulator has product MPRQRHLKLTEVLEEIDMSRAAFYRMRARGKAPRLIKLPNGQLRVRRSDLDAWWADCEQQAA; this is encoded by the coding sequence ATGCCCCGCCAGCGACACCTCAAGTTGACCGAAGTCCTCGAAGAGATCGACATGTCCCGCGCCGCCTTCTACCGCATGCGCGCCCGCGGCAAGGCCCCCAGGCTCATCAAGCTCCCCAACGGCCAACTGCGCGTACGCCGCAGCGACTTGGACGCCTGGTGGGCCGACTGCGAACAACAAGCCGCCTGA
- a CDS encoding glycosyltransferase family 2 protein, producing MPQRIVVLTAVHAPGAHHLPDAYRSLQEQELPDGWEWQWVIQEDGETDAVAELVPDDPRVSFAQGRRGGPGVARTMGLARAQGELVKVLDADDMLTPGALARDIAVFEREPDVAWTTSRVLDALPDGTTIGFDGDPEEGPIERGSVHEHWKSHDYRAQVHPATLCVRRDLLLALGGWMALPASEDTGLLLALNAVSRGYFTREVGLMYRKWPGQATNQAAHGHKDEREARMAVVDARVRELVQLNWRFSRGEGK from the coding sequence TTGCCGCAGCGCATCGTTGTCCTCACGGCAGTCCACGCCCCCGGCGCCCACCACCTGCCGGACGCGTACCGCTCGCTCCAGGAGCAGGAGCTGCCGGACGGGTGGGAATGGCAGTGGGTCATCCAGGAGGACGGCGAGACGGACGCGGTCGCCGAGCTCGTGCCCGACGACCCGCGGGTGAGCTTCGCCCAGGGCCGACGCGGCGGACCCGGCGTCGCCCGGACCATGGGACTCGCCCGCGCGCAGGGCGAGTTGGTGAAGGTCCTCGACGCGGACGACATGCTCACCCCGGGCGCGCTGGCCCGTGACATCGCCGTCTTCGAGCGCGAACCTGACGTCGCGTGGACGACCTCCCGCGTCCTCGACGCCCTCCCGGACGGCACCACGATCGGCTTCGACGGCGACCCCGAAGAGGGCCCGATCGAACGCGGCTCCGTCCATGAGCATTGGAAGTCCCACGACTACCGCGCCCAGGTCCACCCGGCGACGCTGTGCGTCCGCCGGGACCTGCTACTCGCGCTCGGTGGGTGGATGGCCCTGCCGGCATCCGAAGACACAGGGCTGTTGCTGGCGCTGAACGCGGTGAGCCGGGGGTACTTCACGCGCGAGGTCGGGCTGATGTACCGCAAGTGGCCTGGTCAGGCGACCAATCAGGCTGCACATGGGCACAAGGACGAGCGCGAGGCGCGGATGGCCGTGGTCGATGCACGTGTTCGAGAGCTCGTTCAGCTGAACTGGCGGTTTTCGCGCGGGGAGGGGAAGTAA